A segment of the Catenovulum adriaticum genome:
GCCCGGTCAACCACTTGATATTATTAGCACTCGTCGACCTTTTGAAGATCCAAAAATAGCGCGAGTTTATTACCGTTTTATGCAAGACAAAACATCTGTATTGGCTAAAACCCATTTACCTTTAGCATTGTCTGAACAAAAATTATCGCGGATTAAACAATTATTTGTCGAGCCAGATTATCCAGTGACGCGGTTACCAAGTTACGAAATTAAAAAATCTTCAAATCCTTTTGTTAGTTTTGCGCAACTACCAGTCAAAGCGCGCTACCAATTTATGTTAGACGATGCTCAATTTATTATTATGGGGTTTATTAAAGGGCCAGTTTGCCGAGGGCAGGTAGCACTCAATGTAATAAACGATCATTTTTGGGTGGTATTTGCTGATCCTGACTTATCCGCAACTAAAGCTGTTAACGATTTTTTGCTTCAATACCAAGAAAAACTTTCGTTACCTGCTGCAGAAGATAGTAACGCACTGCCCATGAGCAATTGGGTTAAATACGCAGAACGTGAAAGCGAATATATGGCAGCTAAAGCTAAGCTGGCTAATCAATTGTTTGAAAGTGGCGAACATTTAACAGAGAAGCTTATTTGGCAAGGCGATGGCTCAAACGATAATGCAGCGCTCAGTATTTTCAGGCATTTTGATAGCGCGTCAGTGGTAAAAGGTTTAGTAGGACAAGATCCTAAAACGGCATGGATTATTGACTATCCTATGTTTGAACGAATCCATTATTTGCTAGTGGCGGGATTTGATGTGTATGGCAATGTCGGACATCAATTATTAACGCGTTTATATATGGATTTTTTACGGTTAGAGGGTGAGCGTAATTTGTTAGCCTTGTTACCAAAAAATGAACGTCAACCAATTAAACAGTTTTGGTACCGTCGGGCAGACAAAAATTTAGCTGAGTATTTAAAATCGAAGAAAAATAGTTTTAATCAGCCTAGCGGAATTGAGTATCAAACAAAAGATGTGCAAGCTGAGTTGTATCAACTAATAAAAACACGCTTAGAAAAGGTCAACAGCCAAACTTACCAAATTGAAACCGATGAGCCTTTAGCTAAATTAAATAAATTGCCCGCGAGAGCCGTTAACTTATTGCCACCAGTATCTGTGATTATGGTTGAAGAAAACTCACAACATCAAGTATTTAGTTTACTGCACAATAATGCACATTTTAATATTTCAAGTTTATTGGATGAAGACGGACA
Coding sequences within it:
- a CDS encoding fatty acid cis/trans isomerase, with translation MLKKVLFVVSILILPACAMLGFGYYDQMFGEAKVQNRMVAPDSLEGQAFLNDVKPIVEQRCVVCHGCYDAPCQLKMSSPAGIDRGINQQKVYNGTRLLASEPSRLFIDAHSTQAWRNRDFEPVLNERAQTSQANLAASALYKTLALKQKQAAHLNETDNQILDKKYDFSLNRAQTCTYVEDYDNHAEQNPHLGMPYGLPAISSDAFNTLTEWLAQGGKMADIAQPSKNTLAKVAQWEDFLNQDSLKQQLISRYIYEHWFLAHLYFKPIEGQNEQPAQFFKLVRSSTPPGQPLDIISTRRPFEDPKIARVYYRFMQDKTSVLAKTHLPLALSEQKLSRIKQLFVEPDYPVTRLPSYEIKKSSNPFVSFAQLPVKARYQFMLDDAQFIIMGFIKGPVCRGQVALNVINDHFWVVFADPDLSATKAVNDFLLQYQEKLSLPAAEDSNALPMSNWVKYAERESEYMAAKAKLANQLFESGEHLTEKLIWQGDGSNDNAALSIFRHFDSASVVKGLVGQDPKTAWIIDYPMFERIHYLLVAGFDVYGNVGHQLLTRLYMDFLRLEGERNLLALLPKNERQPIKQFWYRRADKNLAEYLKSKKNSFNQPSGIEYQTKDVQAELYQLIKTRLEKVNSQTYQIETDEPLAKLNKLPARAVNLLPPVSVIMVEENSQHQVFSLLHNNAHFNISSLLDEDGQRAYKEDYATVTPGLIGDYPQAIWYLKKAQVDDFMSQLANLDSEKAYRKLKAEYGIRRTHPDFWHYSDLLHQITKKQRGIEYGLLDYNRLENR